The Frankiaceae bacterium genomic sequence CGGCGTCCGAGCTGGCGGTCGTGCACCTCGCGTTCGGGCGGCAGCGGTGGTCGTTCTCCTGCACGGACGGCGCGATCGGCGCGGCCCTGGTCTTCGCGACCGGCGGCTGGGCGACGCTCGCCGTCGTCGTCGGCGTGCTCGTCGCGCAGACGATCCGCCGCCAGCCGCGGCTGAAGGTGTGGTTCAACGTCGCGCAGTTCGCCGCGTCGACCGGTGTCGCGGCGGCGTTCGCGCACTGGCTCGGCGGCGGGCTGCTCGGCGCGTCGGCGGGCATGGGCTGGTTCTGGCTGCTCAACCACGCGCTCGTCGCCGGCGCCGTCTCGATGACGTCCGGCCGCAGGCTGCGCGGCCTGGTGTGGGCTTCGGCGCCGATGTCCGCGCTGCACACCGCCGGCAACACGTCCGTCGGTCTCCTCGCCGCGTGGCTGACGTTGAACGCGCCGTTGGGCCTGCTCGGCCTGCTCGTCCCGATGGCGCTGCTGTGGTGGTCGTACGACCAGCAGACGCGCCGCGCCGCGGAGGCGCGGCTGTTCGCGGAGCTGGCGCGCGGCCAGGAACGCGCCACCGGCCAGTCGGTCGAAGCCTCCGCGCGGGTGGTGCTGACGGCGGCGGCGCGGCTGTTCGGCGGCGCCGACGTCGAGCTGATCCTCATGGGCGCCGACGGTCCGGTGCGCTACACCGGCGACGAGTACGGCGTGACGCTGCGCGAGCGCGTCTCCTCCGCCGTCCTCGACGACCAGTGGGTGCTCCGCGCGCTCGGCTCCGGCGGCGTGACGACCGGCGCCGACAACGGGCGGCCGTACTGCTCCGCGGTCCTCGGCCACAGGCAGAGCCCGCTCGCGCTGCTGCACGCGCGTCGTCCCCGCGGCTCCGCGGGCTTCGGCCGGCGTGAGGTCACGCTGGCCGAGGTGCTCGTCGGGCAGGCCGAGTCGTGGCTGTCCGTGGCCGACCTGACGGCGTCGCGCGACGCCGCGCTCGACCGCGCCGAGATCGCCGACGAGGCCGCCAAGGCGCTCGGCGACATCGGCGCCAACACCGCTCCCTCTCTGTCCGTCCTGCGCCAGTCCGCGTCGCGGCTCGCGCAGCTCGCGGCGATGCCGACCGGGCCCAGCGAGGTCGGGGAGATCGTCGACGAGCTGCACGCCGTCGAACGCGCCGTGGCCTCGTTGCTCGGCGCCATCGCGCTCGCCGCCGACGGCGACCTGCGCGCCGTCGAGGGACCCGAGCCGGTCCGCGCCGAGCCCGAGTGGACGACGACCGGCGTGCTGGTGGACTTCTCGTGACCGGGCGCCCCGTACCGCTGGCCGCCGCCGCCGCGCTCACCGTCGGCGGCGTCGGTGCCGCCGTCGTGACGTGCGCGGGCGGCGTCCTGGCGGCGACGGGACACGGCTCCGCGCTCGGCCCCGTGCTCGCCGCGACCGGCGCGATGACCGCCGTCGGCGCCGGGCTCGCGGCGGTGCTCGCCGACCGGCTGGCGACGCAGCTGCGCGCGCTCCGTACGGCAGCCACGCGCCGTCTCCACGAGCCGACCGACCGCCAGCTCGACCGCTGGCTCGCCGGCAACGGCATCGCCGAGCTCGCCGACCTCGCGCGGACGCTCGACGCGCTGACGCTGCGTACCAAGGTCGCCGACGACGTCGCCGAGCAGCACCGGCGGACAGCAGAGAACGCGAGCGCCGGCATGTTCGAGCTGCTCTCCGGCCTGGTGGCCGCGGAGGAAGGCGCGCGCGGCCAGCTCGCCGCCGAGCTGCACGACACCGTCGCGCAGTCGCTCGGCATGGCGCGGATGCACCTCACCGTGGGCGACGGGGACTCGCTGCGTTCGGCGCAGGAGTTCCTCGAGGACGCGGAGGAGCAGGTCCGCGCGGTCATGGCGCGCACGCGGCCGCCGGCGTTGCGCGACGGCGACCTCGCCTCCGCGATCGGGCACCTGCGCGCGGATCTCGAGCAGCGCTACGGCATGTCCGTCGAGGTCACGTGGCCGACGACCGCGCACCCGCTGCCGCTGGTGTCGGCGATCACGGTCTACCGGTTCTTCCAGGAGGCTCTGCTCAACGTCGTCAAGCACGCCGACGTCGACTGGGCGCAGGCCGCGCTCGTCGTGGACGAGGACGAGA encodes the following:
- a CDS encoding sensor histidine kinase — its product is MTGRPVPLAAAAALTVGGVGAAVVTCAGGVLAATGHGSALGPVLAATGAMTAVGAGLAAVLADRLATQLRALRTAATRRLHEPTDRQLDRWLAGNGIAELADLARTLDALTLRTKVADDVAEQHRRTAENASAGMFELLSGLVAAEEGARGQLAAELHDTVAQSLGMARMHLTVGDGDSLRSAQEFLEDAEEQVRAVMARTRPPALRDGDLASAIGHLRADLEQRYGMSVEVTWPTTAHPLPLVSAITVYRFFQEALLNVVKHADVDWAQAALVVDEDEIVATVSDAGPGFDPDQVKPEKGRHVGLGLLRERARLAGGSLEISSMPAAGTVLQLRLPRTASSGARADRALPLARSAS